A window from Urocitellus parryii isolate mUroPar1 chromosome 1, mUroPar1.hap1, whole genome shotgun sequence encodes these proteins:
- the LOC113178142 gene encoding olfactory receptor 2Y1B-like gives MRSKNTSIEDGFILVGFSDWPQLELTLFAFISFFYSLTLFGNTSIIALSRLDPRLHTPMYFFLCHLSFLDLCYTSSTVPQLLINLSGLDRTISYGGCVAQLLISLALGSTEAVLLVVMAFDRYAAVCRPLHYTTIMHPHFCQALAIASWVGGLMNSLIQTGLMMAMPLCGNQLNHFFCEMPVLLKLACEDTRGTEAKMFVARVIIIAVPAALILVSYAHIAKAVLKLKSMAGGRKALGTCGSHLLVVCLFYGSAIYTYLQPTGSYSESEGKFVALFYTIITPMLNPLIYTLRNKDVKGALLKVLGRSRD, from the coding sequence ATGAGAAGTAAGAATACCAGTATTGAAGATGGCTTCATTTTGGTAGGCTTCTCAGACTGGCCTCAACTGGAACTCaccctttttgcttttatttcatttttctactctcTGACCCTCTTTGGCAACACCAGCATCATTGCTCTCTCAAGACTGGACCCTCGactgcacacacccatgtacttcttcctttgccacctctccttcctggacCTCTGCTATACCAGCAGCACTGTGCCCCAGCTGCTGATCAATCTTTCTGGACTTGATAGGACCATCAGCTATGGTGGGTGTGTGGCCCAGCTCCTCATATCTCTTGCCTTGGGCTCCACTGAGGCTGTGCTCCTGGTGGTGATGGCCTTTGACCGCTATGCTGCTGTGTGTCGTCCACTCCACTACACAACCATCATGCACCCTCATTTCTGCCAGGCACTGGCTATTGCCTCCTGGGTGGGAGGCCTCATGAACTCTCTGATTCAGACAGGCCTCATGATGGCCATGCCTCTCTGTGGAAATCAGTTGAATCACTTTTTTTGTGAGATGCCTGTACTACTGAAGTTGGCTTGTGAGGATACAAGAGGAACAGAGGCCAAGATGTTTGTGGCCCGAGTCATAATCATTGCTGTTCCTGCAGCACTGATTCTAGTCTCCTATGCACACATTGCTAAGGCAGTGCTGAAGCTCAAGTCAATGGCTGGGGGTAGAAAGGCTTTGGGGACATGTGGCTCCCACCTCCTGGTGGTTTGCCTTTTTTATGGCTCAGCCATCTACACATACCTCCAACCTACAGGCAGTTACTCTGAGAGTGAGGGAAAATTTGTTGCCCTTTTTTATACTATCATTACTCCTATGCTCAATCCTCTGATCTATACCCTACGGAACAAGGATGTGAAGGGGGCTCTCTTGAAAGTACTAGGGAGAAGCAGAGATTGA